One region of Aminobacterium colombiense DSM 12261 genomic DNA includes:
- a CDS encoding metal ABC transporter ATP-binding protein has protein sequence MNLAPAVVFEDVSFGYENGTMVLDQASFQVPQGEFLVIIGPNGGGKTTLLRLILGLEKPARGKIEVLGTTPDRAVTSVGYVPQEGVRDKIFPVSVFDVVLMGRLGIGRRKIFTEEDKKIAMDVLEHMGLAGRRNDPMGDLSQGQRQRVLIARALASRPRILLMDEPLASIDPEARGVLYEDLASFAGNVTIILVSHDLSVIANGATAVACVCGDVYYHGSGEITEEMLKMEYGGTCPIELVAHGVPHRVLARHDHLDRHRHD, from the coding sequence ATGAATCTTGCCCCCGCGGTTGTGTTCGAAGACGTGTCTTTCGGCTATGAAAATGGAACCATGGTATTGGATCAGGCTTCTTTCCAGGTTCCCCAGGGAGAGTTTCTTGTGATTATCGGGCCTAACGGCGGCGGTAAAACAACGTTGTTGAGGCTCATCCTTGGTCTCGAGAAACCAGCTAGGGGGAAAATTGAAGTTTTAGGCACAACGCCGGACAGGGCTGTTACTTCTGTTGGTTATGTTCCCCAGGAAGGAGTACGGGACAAAATCTTCCCCGTATCTGTCTTCGATGTTGTTCTCATGGGACGTCTTGGCATTGGTCGAAGGAAGATATTTACTGAAGAAGACAAAAAAATTGCCATGGACGTTCTTGAACACATGGGCCTGGCAGGAAGGAGAAATGATCCTATGGGGGATCTTTCCCAAGGACAGCGCCAGCGGGTTCTTATTGCCAGGGCATTAGCCTCCCGTCCTCGAATTCTACTGATGGACGAACCTCTTGCCAGCATTGATCCAGAAGCGAGAGGGGTTTTATATGAGGACTTGGCTTCCTTTGCCGGAAACGTCACTATCATTTTAGTAAGCCACGATCTCTCCGTTATTGCCAATGGTGCTACGGCTGTTGCCTGCGTGTGCGGGGATGTGTATTATCATGGGTCAGGAGAAATTACGGAGGAAATGCTGAAAATGGAATATGGCGGCACATGCCCAATAGAACTCGTTGCCCACGGTGTCCCTCACCGGGTTCTGGCCCGCCACGACCATCTGGACAGGCATCGTCATGATTGA
- a CDS encoding ParA family protein — MLSIAVTNQKGGVGKTTTCVNLSAELGRLGYSVLAVDMDPQGNCTSGLGIEARAIEVSLYDVLLGGASAQDALMATSWQGVSLLPATIDLAGAEVELASVISRETCLRRHMANLNQFDVAIIDCPPSLGLLTINALVAAHKLVVPIQCEYYALEGVGQLAHTIGLVRDCLNPDLAVDGVLLTMYDSRTRLANDVVEEVRRQFGEIVFSTIVPRNVKLSEAPSHAMPIAYYEPTCTGAKAYMNFSMEVAERWLQQKERH; from the coding sequence GTGCTTTCTATAGCTGTAACGAACCAGAAAGGTGGCGTTGGCAAAACAACAACGTGCGTAAATCTTTCTGCAGAACTGGGGCGTTTAGGTTACTCTGTTCTTGCTGTGGACATGGATCCTCAGGGAAATTGTACGAGCGGCCTGGGCATAGAGGCGAGGGCTATTGAAGTAAGTTTGTATGATGTGCTATTGGGGGGTGCTTCCGCACAAGATGCCCTAATGGCTACTTCTTGGCAAGGTGTTTCTCTTCTCCCTGCCACAATCGATCTTGCGGGGGCGGAAGTTGAGCTTGCCTCTGTCATAAGCAGAGAGACCTGTCTTCGAAGGCATATGGCGAATCTTAATCAATTCGATGTTGCAATTATAGATTGCCCTCCTTCCCTGGGGTTGTTAACAATCAATGCTCTTGTCGCGGCCCATAAGCTGGTTGTCCCCATTCAGTGCGAGTACTACGCCCTCGAAGGCGTTGGACAACTTGCCCATACTATAGGGTTAGTGAGAGATTGTCTTAATCCTGATTTGGCTGTTGATGGGGTTCTTCTAACAATGTACGATTCGCGAACCCGTCTTGCCAATGATGTTGTTGAGGAAGTTCGCAGGCAATTTGGTGAGATTGTCTTTTCTACCATTGTTCCCCGTAATGTAAAATTATCTGAAGCGCCAAGCCACGCAATGCCAATTGCCTATTATGAGCCAACATGTACAGGTGCCAAGGCGTACATGAACTTTTCCATGGAGGTTGCGGAGCGATGGTTGCAGCAAAAGGAAAGGCATTAG
- a CDS encoding metal ABC transporter permease: MIELLQYEFMQNALWAAFFASIICGMMGSIVVVRRQVIVAGGIAHAAYGGVGLAFFLKISPSLGAMGFSLVMAFLIAWVTWRRPWRADSIIGVLWAVGMAAGVIFIDLTPGYAQDLMSYLFGSILSVSRVDLISMAGLIFLSLLLGIPYHREFLAFVYDTDFAKTRGVNVALMHYVTVILISMAVVLLIRVVGLILVIALLTIPPSIAEGWSRSLFSMMAAAFILSLIFSVAGLWLAVFFNLTAGAMIILVAAAGYALSLLRK; this comes from the coding sequence ATGATTGAACTTCTGCAGTATGAGTTTATGCAAAATGCTCTCTGGGCAGCTTTTTTCGCAAGCATCATCTGCGGCATGATGGGCAGCATTGTAGTGGTGAGGCGCCAGGTTATTGTTGCAGGCGGGATCGCCCATGCTGCCTATGGCGGCGTGGGGCTGGCCTTTTTTCTGAAGATCTCTCCCTCTCTGGGAGCGATGGGATTTTCTCTCGTAATGGCTTTTCTCATCGCGTGGGTCACATGGCGAAGGCCGTGGCGGGCCGACTCTATTATTGGCGTTCTCTGGGCGGTGGGAATGGCAGCGGGAGTTATCTTTATAGACTTGACTCCTGGATATGCTCAAGACCTCATGAGCTACCTTTTTGGAAGCATCCTCTCGGTGTCCCGCGTCGACCTTATCTCTATGGCAGGGTTGATTTTTCTCTCTTTATTGCTGGGTATTCCCTATCACCGGGAATTTTTAGCCTTTGTCTATGATACGGATTTCGCCAAGACCAGAGGAGTCAATGTTGCCCTTATGCATTATGTTACAGTAATTCTCATCTCTATGGCCGTAGTGCTTCTTATTCGGGTGGTAGGCCTTATTCTCGTCATTGCTCTTCTTACCATACCCCCTTCTATTGCCGAAGGCTGGAGCCGTTCTCTTTTTTCCATGATGGCCGCAGCCTTTATCCTGAGTCTGATCTTTTCTGTAGCAGGATTGTGGCTGGCAGTTTTCTTCAACCTTACAGCGGGAGCCATGATTATTCTCGTAGCAGCGGCGGGGTATGCTCTTTCATTGTTAAGAAAATAG
- a CDS encoding ParB/RepB/Spo0J family partition protein, producing the protein MVAAKGKALGRGLGALIPGAGDLAGEKGKQNATSLPLSLLQPNINQPRKTWDEEKLQALADSIKTHGVIQPLVVRKIKDGYQIVAGERRWRAAQMAGLNEVPVFFFEGTEKDVQEISLIENIQREDLSPLEVARAIRELLQTFELTQEELAGRIGWSRTLLTNKLRLLQLPERIHQMIENGSITEGHGRALLALETENQMEALALRVMREEMSVRKLEKLIQEIKRTDFIQNKTPYSKISYSSPFMQSMAERHGIKIKVTGNGVKKKLSIDGLTIEQIERLETLLEDSASILFPGK; encoded by the coding sequence ATGGTTGCAGCAAAAGGAAAGGCATTAGGACGGGGTCTTGGGGCCCTTATTCCTGGGGCGGGCGATCTTGCTGGAGAAAAAGGGAAGCAAAATGCAACAAGCCTTCCTCTCTCTCTTCTGCAGCCCAATATTAACCAGCCGCGGAAAACATGGGATGAAGAAAAATTGCAGGCCCTTGCCGACTCTATCAAGACCCACGGCGTTATCCAGCCGCTTGTTGTTCGAAAAATAAAAGATGGATACCAGATTGTTGCTGGTGAACGGCGATGGAGAGCTGCGCAAATGGCCGGATTGAACGAAGTCCCGGTTTTTTTCTTCGAGGGTACAGAAAAAGATGTTCAGGAAATTTCTCTCATTGAAAATATACAACGGGAGGATCTTTCACCTCTGGAAGTTGCACGGGCCATTCGAGAACTGCTTCAAACCTTTGAGCTCACTCAGGAAGAGCTTGCGGGGCGCATAGGCTGGAGCCGCACCCTTCTCACGAACAAATTACGATTGCTGCAGCTGCCTGAACGGATTCATCAGATGATAGAGAATGGAAGCATAACAGAAGGTCACGGAAGGGCTCTTTTGGCTCTTGAAACAGAAAATCAGATGGAAGCTCTTGCTCTTCGCGTAATGCGAGAAGAAATGTCAGTCAGGAAACTGGAGAAACTGATACAAGAAATTAAAAGAACAGATTTTATTCAAAATAAGACACCATATTCAAAGATTTCTTATTCTTCGCCGTTTATGCAATCCATGGCTGAACGTCACGGAATCAAAATAAAGGTGACGGGAAATGGAGTTAAGAAAAAGCTATCAATTGACGGACTCACAATAGAACAGATTGAAAGGCTGGAAACGCTTTTGGAGGACTCAGCTTCGATTTTATTTCCCGGGAAATAA
- a CDS encoding thermonuclease family protein, with protein sequence MAYKNFIKGVVLFLFFVLFKSVILFADTSPNLIPVTVLNVIDGDTITVSLPSGKVERVRYLLIDTPELHHPFHGKEEFSERACRLNGQLLELGDILLEFDVEKRDRYGRLLAYVWCHSSKGMFLINEELVRRGAAMPLIIPPNKKYTHCIQRALAHARREKAGLWGQASNRLFTSKEIWTFLPFLKGNFIFASVTVDSMQSTPSKILLKDGAFFLVIYKSDIHKFRHLNLGKGANLTVMGKVETSYSGSEMIISDPLQIIKFNF encoded by the coding sequence GTGGCATACAAGAATTTTATAAAAGGTGTTGTTCTTTTTCTTTTTTTTGTTCTATTTAAAAGCGTTATTCTATTTGCAGATACTTCGCCCAATCTCATTCCCGTTACCGTTTTAAATGTCATTGACGGTGATACGATCACTGTCTCCCTTCCTAGTGGGAAAGTAGAGCGAGTTCGATATTTGCTTATAGATACGCCGGAACTCCATCATCCTTTTCATGGAAAAGAGGAATTCAGCGAAAGGGCATGCCGCCTCAACGGCCAGCTCCTAGAGCTCGGAGATATCTTACTGGAATTCGATGTTGAAAAAAGAGACCGTTACGGCCGGCTCCTCGCCTATGTTTGGTGCCATTCCAGCAAAGGGATGTTTCTCATTAACGAGGAGCTTGTCAGAAGAGGAGCGGCTATGCCTTTAATTATTCCTCCCAATAAAAAATATACCCATTGCATTCAAAGGGCCCTTGCCCATGCCAGAAGAGAAAAGGCCGGACTATGGGGACAAGCCTCAAACAGGCTTTTTACTTCGAAGGAAATATGGACATTCCTTCCCTTTCTGAAGGGAAATTTTATATTTGCTTCGGTTACCGTTGATTCTATGCAATCCACACCTTCAAAAATACTCCTTAAAGACGGGGCTTTTTTTCTCGTCATTTATAAAAGCGACATACACAAATTCCGTCATCTTAACTTGGGTAAAGGGGCAAATCTAACTGTTATGGGAAAAGTTGAAACTAGTTACAGTGGAAGTGAAATGATCATTAGCGATCCTTTACAAATTATTAAATTTAATTTTTAA
- a CDS encoding M20 metallopeptidase family protein, giving the protein MANIKDEAKRILPQIVEWRRHIHAHPELGLETPETEAYIVKALEGMGFPSSSIKKGIGGHGVAAVLQGDIPGQTLAIRADLDALPIKEETGLSFAATNGNMHACAHDAHTAMALGAAKVLINHRRELKGSVKFIFQPAEETVIGAKAMIDDGVLENPKVNALIALHTGLLWKDFSVGQIGYSRGGMMASADRFLITLKGKGGHGATPHLTVDPISMAGQLICRLQTILSREINPVDPAVLTIGRIAGGSAYNIIPGECILEGTVRVLDVATRKMVEERIRELTVSTAESMGGEAMVEYTPGPPPVINNEAMTNKLIASAALLLGNDNVREIPEPSMGAEDVAYFLEQVPGTFFFHVGSNPDKGQTYPHHNSRFDIDEETLWIGSAIFAHFALNWQ; this is encoded by the coding sequence ATGGCAAACATAAAAGACGAGGCTAAAAGAATTTTGCCTCAAATTGTTGAGTGGAGACGGCATATCCATGCTCATCCGGAATTAGGCCTTGAAACACCGGAAACAGAGGCTTATATTGTCAAAGCGCTTGAGGGGATGGGGTTCCCTTCTTCATCCATTAAAAAAGGCATTGGGGGACACGGAGTAGCGGCAGTTCTGCAAGGAGACATTCCTGGACAAACGTTGGCAATTCGCGCCGATCTTGATGCACTACCCATAAAGGAAGAAACAGGGCTTTCCTTTGCCGCCACCAATGGCAATATGCACGCTTGCGCCCACGATGCCCATACGGCCATGGCTTTGGGAGCTGCCAAGGTGCTCATAAACCATCGCCGCGAATTGAAGGGAAGCGTTAAGTTCATCTTTCAGCCAGCAGAAGAAACCGTTATAGGAGCCAAGGCCATGATTGATGACGGAGTGCTCGAAAATCCCAAGGTTAACGCACTCATTGCCCTTCATACAGGGCTGCTCTGGAAAGACTTTTCCGTCGGACAGATTGGATATTCCCGCGGCGGAATGATGGCTTCCGCCGACCGTTTCCTTATTACGCTAAAAGGGAAGGGGGGCCACGGAGCGACCCCCCATCTGACAGTGGATCCCATCTCCATGGCTGGTCAGCTTATCTGCCGCCTTCAGACAATTCTCAGCAGGGAGATAAATCCGGTAGACCCGGCAGTTCTCACTATTGGACGAATAGCTGGAGGATCAGCCTATAACATCATCCCTGGCGAATGTATCCTAGAGGGAACCGTTCGAGTTCTTGACGTAGCCACACGAAAGATGGTTGAAGAACGCATTCGTGAACTGACCGTATCTACGGCTGAAAGCATGGGGGGTGAGGCAATGGTGGAGTATACGCCAGGCCCGCCGCCGGTGATTAACAATGAAGCCATGACCAATAAACTCATAGCCTCTGCCGCTTTACTTCTGGGGAATGATAACGTTCGGGAAATACCAGAACCATCTATGGGGGCGGAGGACGTGGCATATTTCCTTGAGCAAGTGCCAGGGACCTTCTTCTTCCATGTTGGGAGCAACCCTGACAAAGGACAAACCTATCCTCACCATAACTCCAGGTTCGATATAGATGAAGAGACTCTTTGGATTGGATCAGCCATCTTTGCCCACTTCGCTCTGAATTGGCAATAA
- a CDS encoding M20 metallopeptidase family protein — protein sequence MEIMKKQALALQEQIVTWRRDLHQIPETEMDTVQTEAYICARLDEMGIPYRKGVAGHGVVAVLEGSKPGKVFAIRADCDGLPIKEEADLPFASTNGCMHACGHDVHTAMALGAAKILADNKDKLEGRVKFIFQPGEEGCKEGYGGAKRMIDDGALEDPRPDVLIGLHTGAIWKENFKPGDIGYHYSGIMACMDRFEILVKGKGSHGAYPHGSIDPISIACQIISELQTIVSREMNPVEPAVISIGEIHAGTAFNIIPGECRISGTVRALSTETRKFMASRIEEIARTVARGMRGDIELRYGWEGPSPVMNNAEVTEELRKVAVEILGEEHVKEIKNASMGGEDIAYFLEEIPGTFFFHPSCNEEKGQIYPHHNSRFAIDEDVLWIGPAVMSTMAIEWLKKHK from the coding sequence ATGGAAATCATGAAAAAACAAGCACTGGCGCTGCAGGAGCAGATAGTCACATGGAGGCGGGATCTTCATCAGATACCCGAAACTGAAATGGACACAGTCCAGACTGAAGCCTACATTTGTGCACGCCTTGACGAGATGGGCATTCCCTACCGAAAGGGCGTAGCAGGACATGGAGTAGTGGCTGTATTGGAGGGGTCAAAGCCCGGCAAGGTGTTTGCCATACGGGCCGACTGTGATGGTCTGCCTATAAAAGAAGAAGCAGATCTTCCCTTTGCCTCCACTAACGGTTGCATGCATGCCTGCGGGCATGATGTTCACACCGCTATGGCCCTTGGAGCGGCTAAGATACTTGCTGACAATAAGGATAAACTCGAAGGAAGGGTTAAATTTATTTTCCAGCCCGGCGAAGAGGGATGCAAAGAAGGTTACGGCGGCGCAAAGCGCATGATCGACGACGGCGCTTTAGAAGATCCTCGCCCTGACGTGCTCATAGGGCTTCACACCGGCGCTATCTGGAAGGAGAATTTTAAGCCGGGAGACATCGGCTATCACTACAGCGGCATTATGGCCTGCATGGATCGATTTGAGATTCTGGTAAAAGGGAAGGGAAGCCACGGTGCCTATCCTCACGGCTCTATAGATCCCATCAGCATTGCCTGTCAGATAATCTCTGAACTCCAGACCATCGTGAGCCGAGAGATGAATCCAGTGGAACCAGCCGTTATATCCATTGGTGAAATCCACGCCGGTACGGCCTTCAACATTATTCCAGGAGAGTGCCGCATCAGCGGGACAGTGAGAGCCCTTTCCACTGAGACCAGAAAATTTATGGCCAGCCGGATTGAGGAAATCGCCCGAACAGTAGCCCGGGGAATGCGTGGCGACATAGAATTACGTTATGGATGGGAAGGCCCTTCCCCCGTAATGAACAACGCTGAGGTCACCGAGGAGCTTCGCAAGGTAGCTGTGGAAATTCTTGGAGAAGAACACGTAAAGGAAATCAAGAATGCCTCCATGGGCGGAGAGGATATCGCTTACTTCCTTGAGGAAATTCCAGGAACTTTCTTCTTCCACCCCAGCTGCAACGAGGAAAAGGGACAGATCTATCCCCACCATAATTCCCGTTTCGCCATAGACGAAGACGTTTTGTGGATTGGCCCGGCAGTTATGTCCACCATGGCTATTGAGTGGCTGAAAAAACATAAATAA
- the rsmG gene encoding 16S rRNA (guanine(527)-N(7))-methyltransferase RsmG, with amino-acid sequence MFQHLNENIVAEIAEHNRKALETYIDGLVSFSGRVRLTGPQDRETLWSEHILDCLYSVPLLPQEGDIIDVGTGGGLPGMVWAICRPDLHITLLDSVKKKCVALEELSGLLHLKNVTIICSRAEEFALSRRETFSLAGARAVKGAGVLLEYLSPFVAQGGKALAFKGPLYKEEIEPLAGQEYRLGLSAPDIFYYSLNGKEHFLLTWQKKKPCPKEFPRKTGMAEKKFWWR; translated from the coding sequence GTGTTCCAGCATTTAAATGAAAATATCGTTGCTGAAATAGCGGAACATAACAGAAAAGCTCTAGAAACATATATAGATGGACTGGTGTCATTCTCTGGCAGAGTCCGCCTTACAGGGCCTCAGGATAGAGAGACCCTTTGGTCGGAACATATTCTCGACTGTCTTTATTCAGTTCCCCTCCTCCCCCAGGAGGGAGATATTATCGATGTAGGGACAGGCGGCGGGCTGCCGGGGATGGTGTGGGCCATTTGCCGGCCGGATTTACATATCACCCTTCTCGATAGCGTTAAAAAAAAGTGCGTGGCTCTTGAAGAACTATCGGGTCTTCTCCACTTGAAGAATGTTACCATCATCTGCTCCAGGGCTGAAGAGTTCGCTCTGTCCCGGAGAGAAACATTTTCTCTGGCAGGCGCCAGAGCTGTCAAGGGAGCTGGAGTGTTGCTTGAATATCTCTCCCCTTTTGTTGCTCAGGGCGGGAAAGCCCTTGCCTTTAAGGGACCATTATATAAAGAGGAAATAGAACCCCTGGCTGGTCAGGAGTATCGTCTCGGCCTTTCGGCTCCTGATATTTTCTATTACAGCCTTAACGGGAAGGAGCATTTTCTTTTAACATGGCAAAAAAAGAAGCCATGTCCAAAAGAATTTCCTAGGAAAACGGGAATGGCAGAAAAGAAATTCTGGTGGAGGTGA
- a CDS encoding DUF5058 family protein has product MPEAVLQAANSWGVWLIAIAIVVIVLIQSLLYIRLSFKTADLIGFPREKCVQGLRAGAISAIGPSIAVFIVMVGMMSVVGGPITWLRLSIIGAAPTELTAATVGAEALGVKFGGADYDVMALATSWWTMAINGTGWLLVTALFTHKLEDVREKIGGGDPKWLAIVSGAAMLGCFGFLNSNSIMAGYKGLKAGAAGGGGPLYAAIGGLLGMVLMLTLAKKLTWLREYTLGIAMLIGMAVAVILV; this is encoded by the coding sequence ATGCCAGAAGCAGTACTTCAAGCGGCGAATAGCTGGGGTGTATGGTTAATAGCTATCGCAATCGTAGTTATCGTTCTCATTCAGTCTCTCCTTTATATTCGTCTTTCTTTCAAAACTGCAGACCTGATCGGATTTCCCAGAGAAAAATGTGTTCAGGGTCTCCGGGCTGGCGCCATTTCAGCCATAGGCCCTTCTATTGCTGTCTTCATCGTTATGGTAGGCATGATGTCAGTAGTAGGCGGTCCTATAACCTGGCTTCGACTTTCAATTATCGGTGCGGCACCTACAGAACTTACTGCTGCTACCGTTGGAGCCGAGGCCCTTGGTGTAAAGTTCGGCGGCGCGGATTATGACGTTATGGCCCTTGCCACCTCATGGTGGACCATGGCTATTAACGGCACAGGATGGCTTCTTGTAACGGCCCTTTTCACCCATAAGCTTGAAGACGTACGGGAAAAGATTGGCGGAGGCGACCCCAAATGGCTTGCCATCGTTTCTGGGGCAGCCATGCTTGGCTGCTTCGGATTCCTCAACTCTAACAGCATAATGGCCGGGTACAAGGGACTCAAGGCTGGTGCAGCTGGCGGCGGCGGTCCTCTTTATGCGGCTATCGGAGGGCTTTTGGGCATGGTGTTAATGCTGACCCTTGCTAAAAAACTAACGTGGCTCAGAGAGTATACCCTTGGAATAGCCATGCTTATTGGAATGGCCGTAGCCGTCATTCTCGTTTAG
- a CDS encoding metal ABC transporter solute-binding protein, Zn/Mn family, producing MSHGGVMKAVLLFCLLSLSFFHRGAVYGSEYMDVAVSIPPQAYFVQQIGGARVNVQVLIRSGDDPHTYEPRPAQMAALSKSLVYFSIGLPFEEPLLSRLVSLNPSLRIVETYAGIERMPGDPHIWLAPSLVKVQGIAIRDGLMAVDPGHKEEYSKNYDQFCQNVDELDHTIRELLERVRKKDFVVAHPSWGYFAREYGLHQISMEREGKEPKASDLAALIQLMKERNIKSIFVSPQYSRKMAENLARETNGTIIAIDPLPWNWMDDMAETARAIGGSLQ from the coding sequence ATGTCTCATGGAGGCGTAATGAAGGCAGTGCTCTTATTCTGTTTGCTTTCTCTCTCATTTTTCCACAGAGGAGCTGTTTATGGGTCAGAATACATGGATGTGGCCGTATCTATTCCTCCCCAGGCCTATTTCGTGCAGCAGATCGGTGGAGCCCGTGTCAATGTCCAGGTGCTGATCCGTTCTGGCGATGACCCCCATACCTACGAACCAAGGCCGGCTCAAATGGCAGCCCTTTCTAAAAGCCTTGTCTATTTTTCTATAGGTCTTCCTTTTGAAGAGCCCTTGCTTTCAAGGCTTGTTTCCTTAAATCCCTCGCTGCGTATTGTGGAAACCTATGCAGGAATTGAACGAATGCCTGGAGATCCTCACATCTGGTTAGCACCTTCTCTTGTTAAAGTTCAAGGGATAGCTATTCGTGATGGTCTCATGGCCGTTGACCCCGGACATAAAGAGGAATATTCAAAAAACTATGATCAGTTTTGTCAGAATGTGGATGAGCTTGACCATACGATAAGGGAGCTTTTAGAAAGGGTGAGAAAAAAGGATTTTGTGGTCGCTCACCCCTCATGGGGTTATTTTGCCAGGGAATACGGGCTTCATCAGATATCTATGGAAAGGGAAGGAAAAGAGCCAAAAGCTTCTGATTTGGCAGCTCTTATTCAATTGATGAAAGAAAGGAATATAAAAAGTATCTTTGTATCACCTCAATATTCAAGAAAAATGGCAGAAAATCTCGCAAGGGAAACAAATGGAACGATCATAGCAATAGACCCCCTCCCCTGGAACTGGATGGACGATATGGCAGAAACAGCGAGGGCTATTGGAGGGAGCCTGCAATGA
- a CDS encoding PucR family transcriptional regulator gives MGITVRQMLRIPELNRMKVIAGESGLDTNYVTTVTVLDAPDIQRWVHGGEFVITSGYILKDDPDSLARIIECLSRGGMAAIGIKFERFLKTLPASAKETADRLHFPVIDIPIDYAFSDIINPVLSRVVNAQAHELSFSEKVSQSFFELIINGEEVDPILNNLHNFIHVDIAFVDSIFGQSYFCAQSDSFIELIRETDLPRLIRKVPNRTVAIGDKVYGYLFFDVDSTNIQKSWETSLYHAISALLICIQKKLAKSEAEKRYRDEFVQDILLKNVRFEKEVWNRAKLFNWDLRGPQTVVVIDIDNYKHQFGIAQQIDEAVSNLEEIKKRIYYIAISLVKMKFPNVPHAEMSDSIVFILPSPFNEYEVFKKNLNATIAYIQQEVLKKTQFSVTVGVGSVKDSVFSCYQSYDEARKALEMIRRTCGRGHSIFWKDLGVYKLLGNLYNIKDAVNFYYDYIGKLIDHDKKKKNQLIETLETIIRCNWQLKPAAEELSIHYNTLKYRFRKICDLLEFDVNDSEQRLNVALSLKLYYMDKYLDV, from the coding sequence ATGGGAATTACTGTACGTCAAATGCTGCGAATACCCGAATTGAACAGGATGAAAGTTATTGCCGGAGAAAGCGGCCTTGACACTAATTATGTAACCACTGTTACCGTTCTCGACGCCCCGGATATTCAGAGGTGGGTTCATGGGGGAGAATTTGTCATAACTTCCGGATACATTCTTAAAGACGATCCTGACTCTCTCGCACGGATAATTGAATGTCTTAGCCGCGGGGGTATGGCTGCTATCGGCATCAAATTTGAACGTTTTTTAAAGACTCTCCCGGCAAGTGCGAAGGAAACAGCTGACCGTCTTCATTTTCCTGTTATTGATATTCCCATCGACTATGCATTCAGTGATATTATCAACCCTGTCCTTTCAAGGGTTGTCAACGCCCAGGCCCATGAACTCAGTTTTTCAGAAAAAGTGAGTCAATCTTTTTTTGAACTCATTATCAATGGAGAAGAGGTTGATCCTATTCTCAACAACCTCCATAACTTTATTCACGTAGACATTGCCTTTGTGGACTCCATTTTCGGGCAAAGTTATTTCTGCGCTCAATCTGACAGCTTTATCGAGCTGATTCGGGAAACTGACCTGCCCCGGCTTATTCGAAAGGTTCCTAACCGGACTGTAGCCATTGGGGACAAAGTGTATGGGTATCTTTTCTTCGATGTAGATTCCACAAACATTCAAAAGAGCTGGGAAACCTCCCTTTACCATGCCATCTCGGCCCTTCTTATCTGTATCCAGAAAAAACTCGCAAAAAGCGAAGCTGAAAAACGATATCGAGATGAATTTGTACAAGACATACTTCTCAAAAATGTCCGTTTTGAAAAGGAGGTCTGGAACCGGGCCAAGCTCTTCAATTGGGATCTCAGAGGACCCCAGACAGTCGTTGTCATAGATATCGACAATTACAAACATCAATTTGGAATCGCACAACAAATAGACGAAGCCGTATCCAATCTTGAGGAGATAAAGAAGCGCATTTACTATATCGCTATCTCTCTGGTGAAAATGAAATTTCCCAATGTTCCCCATGCAGAGATGAGCGATTCTATAGTCTTCATCCTTCCGTCGCCGTTCAACGAATATGAGGTCTTCAAAAAAAACTTAAACGCAACCATAGCCTACATACAGCAGGAAGTTCTAAAGAAAACCCAATTCTCTGTAACAGTTGGAGTGGGAAGTGTTAAAGACAGCGTTTTCAGTTGTTATCAAAGTTACGATGAAGCTCGAAAGGCCCTTGAAATGATTCGAAGAACCTGCGGAAGGGGACACTCCATCTTCTGGAAAGACCTTGGTGTGTACAAACTTCTAGGGAATCTCTACAATATAAAAGACGCGGTTAATTTTTACTACGATTATATTGGAAAGCTCATCGACCATGATAAAAAGAAAAAAAACCAGCTCATCGAAACCCTTGAAACGATCATTCGGTGCAACTGGCAACTGAAACCAGCCGCAGAAGAACTGTCTATTCATTACAATACGCTGAAATATAGGTTTCGAAAGATCTGCGACCTTCTGGAATTTGACGTTAATGACAGCGAGCAACGCCTGAATGTTGCGCTTTCATTAAAACTATACTATATGGACAAATATTTGGACGTTTAA